The following nucleotide sequence is from Pseudomonas sp. RC10.
TGTGTACCCGGCACAACTGTCGGGCGGCCAGCAGCAAAGAGCGGCCATCGCCCGTACGCTGGCCATGCAACCCAAGGTGATTCTGTTCGACGAGCCAACCTCTGCGCTGGACCCCGAGATGGTGCAGGAAGTGCTCAGTGTGATTCGTGGCCTGGCCGAAGAAGGCCGGACCATGTTGATGGTGACTCACGAAATGAATTTCGCCCGGCAGGTGTCCAGTGAAGTGGTCTTCCTGCACCAGGGGCGCGTGGAAGAACAAGGATCGCCGCAGCAGGTCTTCGATGACCCGCAGTCGGCTCGCTGCAAACAATTCATGTCCAGCAATCGCTAACGGAGCAACATCGATGCAGACCCTGAAAAACATTCTGGTGGCCGCTCTTCTGGTCGTCGCCTCCAGTGCCGTTGCTGCCGACACCCTGAAAATGGGCATCGAGGGCGCATACCCCCCGTTCAACAACAAGGACGCAAGCGGCCAGGTCGTGGGCTTCGACGTCGAAATCGGCAACGCCCTGTGCGCCAAGATGAAAGTCACCTGCGAAGTCGTCACCTCGGATTGGGATGGCATCATCCCGGCGCTGAACGCTCAGAAATTCGATTTCATCATCTCGTCGATGTCGATCACGGAAGAGCGCAGGCAGGCCGTGGATTTCACGAACCCGTACTACTCGAACAAACTGCAATTCATCGCGCCAAAAGCCACCAACCTGACCGGCGACACGGCTGCGATCAAGGAAGCCCTGAAAGGCAAGACCATCGGCGCTCAGCGCGCGACCTTGTCTGGCACCTGGCTGGAAGACAACTGGGGCGACGACGTGACCGTCAAGCTCTACGACTCGCAGGAAAACGCCTTTCTCGACCTCACTTCCGGTCGCGTGGATGCCCTGCTGGGCGACAAATACGCCAGCTATGAGTGGCTGAAGAGCGACGCGGGCAAGAACTTCGAATTCAAGGGCGAGCCGATGTTTGGCGAAGACAAGATCGGTATTGCCGTGCGCAAGGATGATCCGCTGCGCGACAAGCTGAACACGGCCTTGAAAGAAATCATCGAAGACGGCACCTACAAAAAGATCAACGACAAGTATTTCCCGTTCAGCATCCTCTGACCCGCCTGACCAGCATCGCCGCACTCACCCTGCGGCGGTGCCGATCCGTTAACCAAGCAAAGCCATGAACTTCGATCTCCAAGGATTCGGCCCGGCCCTGGCGGCTGGCATGCTGATGACGATTCAACTCGCGCTGTCCGCCCTATGCCTGGGCCTCATCCTGGGACTGCTCGGCGCCCTCGCCAAAACCTCGCCCAACCGTATTCTGCAATGGATCGGCGGAACGTATTCGACGCTAGTGCGCGGCATTCCCGAACTGCTGTGGGTGCTGCTGATCTACTTCGGCACCGTGAGTTCGATGCGCGCCGTCGGGCATGCGTTCGGCATCCCCAACCTGTCGCTCAGCGCCTTCGCGGCAGGCGTCATCGCTCTGGGCCTGTGCTTCGGCGCATACGCGACTGAGGTGTTTCGCGGCGCCATGCTGTCGATCCCGAAAGGGCATCGCGAGGCAGGGCTGGCGTTGGGCATGTCCCGGTCGCGCATCTTCATCAAACTGGTCATGCCGCAGATGTGGCGCATCGCACTGCCAGGCTTGGGCAACCTGTTCATGATCCTGATGAAGGATACGGCGCTGGTATCGGTGATCGGGCTTGAAGAAGTCATGCGACACGCGCAGATCGCCGTCACGACTACCAAACAGCCGTTCACCTTCTATATGGTCGCGGCGTTTATGTACCTGGGCATGACAGCGATGTCGATGATCGGCCTTGCGTGGCTGGAACGTCGGGCATCGGTGGGTTTTGTGAGGAGCGCGTCATGAGTTGGGAGTTCGTCCTCAAGTGGCTGCCCAAATTGCTGCAAGGGGCAACGCTGACACTGGAATTGGTCGCCATCGCCGTTGTGGCGGGGCTGATCCTGGCGATCCCAATGGGCATCGCTCGGGCCTCACGAAACGCGTATGTCCGCGCCCTGCCCTACGCCTACATCTTCTTCTTTCGCGGCACTCCGCTACTCGTCCAACTGTTTCTCGTCTATTACGGCCTCGCCCAGTTCGAAGCCGTGACGCAAAGCGTTTTTTGGCCATATCTGCGTGAACCGTTTTTCTGCGCAGCGCTGACCATGACACTGCACACCACTGCATACATCGCCGAGATTCTGCGCGGCGCGATCCAGGCCGTGCCGCCCGGCGAGATCGAGGCCGCTCGTGCATTGGGCATGTCCAAGGGCAAGGCCCTGCTCTATATCATCCTGCCTCGCGCAGCCCGTATCGGCCTGCCCGCTTACAGCAACGAAGTCATTCTGATGCTCAAAGCCAGCGCCCTCGCCAGTACGGTGACCTTACTCGACATTACCGGGATGGCCCGCACAATCAATGCACGGACATATATGCCAGAGCAGACATTCTTCATTGCGGGCGTGATCTATCTGGTGATGTCGTTCGTTCTGGTGCAGGGCTTCAAACTGCTGGAGCGTTATCTGCGGGTGGATGCGAGCCAAGGACGGTAAGCGAGGTTCGACAACGTTTCTGGTTCACACCGCCCAAAACTGTAGGAGCGAATTTATTCGCGATGCGAGGGTGCATCCGGTACATCCCTATCGGATGTACCGGCGATTCGCGAATGAATTCGCTCCCACGGGAGTGAGCGCCAACCATCAGCTACCTCGCTCCCCAAATACCCCGTAAGCTTTTCCCACGCCCAGCACCGCGCTTTCCGACCATGCCTTTTTCCGCTACCGACCTCAAATCCCGCTTCCTCGCGCTCGACGCCTTCCTGCTCGCGCATCAACACCTGTGGCGGCCAAAACCCTTCACCCATCGCCATTTGCCATGGGAAGCCCAACACCCGGCGTTATCTACATGGCTGCGCCAGCGCTCGCTGGAAGAGGCCGAAGCGGCCCACAACCATCCCGAAACCCTCGACGCGCCAGAGCCCTTCGCGCAGCTCGCCAGAGAATCCAAAGCGCTTAGCGAAATCGACGCCCTGCCGACCCACGCACTCAACGCCATCTCCTCACGCATGAACGTCGACGTGCCCGGTCGCAAATGGCAACAGATCGAAGCCTTCACCAGCAGTCTGAGCTTTCGGGAGGCGCCTACGCACTGGCTCGACTGGTGCTCCGGCAAAGGCCACCTCGGCAGACGACTCGCCCACGATGGCCAAGCCCTGACCTGCCTCGAATACGATGCCACGCTGGTTGAAGCAGGCCGGCAACTCAGCCATAAGCTCGGCGTTCAGGCGGCGCATCTGCATCAAGACGTCATGGCCGAAACGGCGGCCCACCAACTCGCAGCCCACCACACCCCCGTCGCCCTGCATGCCTGCGGCGACCTCCACGTGCGCCTCATGCAACTGGCCAGCGACGCCGAGTGCCAACAGATAGCCATCGCCCCCTGCTGCTACAACCGCATCGCCAGCGAGCACTACCAAGCCCTGTCAAACGAAGGTCAGGCATCAACCCTCAGCTTGTCACTTGACGACCTCGGCCTGCCCCTCAGCGAAACCGTCACCGCAGGCGCCCGCGTCCGTCGCCAGCGCGACACCTCCATGGCCCGCAGGCTGGCATTCGACCTGCTGCAACGCCAACTGCGCGGCATCGACGACTACCTGCCAACTCCCTCACTCCCCAGCGCCTGGCTCGACAAACCCTTCAACGACTACTGCCGCGACCTCGCCGCGCTCAAACAACTGCCCGAGCCTGGCAACCGAGACTGGCCCGCCCTTGAAGCAACCGGCTGGCAACGATTGGCCGAAGTCCGCAACCTCGAACTGCTCCGCAACCTCTTCCGCCGCCCTCTCGAACTCTGGCTCATCCTCGACCGCGCCCTCTACCTGCAACAACGCAGTTACGAAGTGCGGATCGGTACGTTTTGCCCATCACACATCACACCTCGCAACCTGCTCATCCTCGCGGAACGGATATGACCCGCTGAAGGCACGATGCCCTGTGGATAACTCTGTTGACGAAAATCCCACGAACACACAGAAAACCTGATTCTCAAACGATTTACACGATTGGTCATTTTTTGATCACGTGTTAAATTTTTGAAAAAACAGTAGCTTGCGAACGAATGAGAAGAGTTCCACAAAACGGCCTTTCGCCACGAGCTCGATGGACCGCTTGTGAATAACAGTAATCGCGACAGGTCATAAGCTGCGTAAAAAAACTTGAATTAGGGCTTTACTCGCCCGATCAAATCCCTATAATCAGCGCCCACAACGCCGGTATAGCTCAGTTGGTAGAGCAACTGACTTGTAATCAGTAGGTCCCGGGTTCGACTCCTGGTGCCGGCACCATACAAAACAAAGGCTCGCAGAAATGCGGGCCTTTTGTTTTTGTCTCGCGCGTAATAACTAACGTACCAAGTCAGATCACCCGGCCAAGATTTAGCATGGCTGCTTCCTATAAAGGGTTACGTGATAGAAGATAGGCGGGAATGCGCCTTAGCATCGTGCCGTGAGAATTGGAACGGGATGCTGCACCCTGCCTGCCAATCAAATGCGAGACGGATTGTCTCGGGTCTGTACATCGTCGAGGTCGCAGTGCTTCCAGAGCCTAAATATTCTGGTGCCAAAGCCAGGCAAATGTTCCGGTTTCGTGGACGGATAGGTCTCTGTTTCGTTGCCAGTCTTTCGTTCATCGCCGGTATGACGGACTCGATCAGTTTTATGGTCACTGGCGACTTTGTCTCATTCATGAGCGGCAATACGACACGCCTTGCGGCGTCGCTAAGCACGAGCAACTTTGTCTTGGCCCTCCACATCGCCCTGCTCGTAGCAACGTTCGTCGTAGGAAATGCCTTAGGGGTGATAGCTGCAACCTACAGTGGCCGCCGGTCGTGGCCCCTACTTTTTTGCATTGGACTGCTGCTCTGCGTTGGCGGATTTCTTGGGGAAAACACGATAGCGCCTATTTTGGCGGTATTTGCCATGGGGATGATTAACGCGGTCGTCGAGGAAGTGAATGGTTTGCCCATAGGGCTAACTTACGTCACCGGGGCATTATCACGGTTTGGACGAGGTCTGGGCCGTGCGATCTTAGGGCAACAGCGGATCGGATGGCGTGTGCAGCTTGTACCCTGGAGCGGCATGCTTGTTGGTGCAATTGCAGGCGGCACAATGGCGCACACACTTTCTTTCAAGGCCATGGTCATCAGCGGCGTTATCACTTTGGGGGTCGGCATCGCATCGGCAGCGATTCCACGAAGCTGGCAGTCTAAATACATGCCGAAGTGAGCCGCTTACAACGACCCACTCTCTCCACCGAAATAACCATCAGTCTAGACGCGTACTAACGCGCCATCTCCCGCCCATCTCGACAAGCAGCGAAGACGGGTCGCGCCTTCGCCACTCGTCCGATATCAACCTCAACCCAGAACGCTCTGGAACCGAACCCTCCCCCCGCCACTCCAGTAATTAGCGGCTATGCTGCAACCTGACTGATCTGCCACACGTTTTATGGACTGCACCCACGCACATGGCAGTGACGATCCCATTTCCAGCAATGGAAGCCGTTTTGACCGTCTCGGGGAATGTATTCGCTCCATAGCCTGAATTCGCTGGCGCAGGTGCGATTTTCGCAGGTGTGTTGGTGCGCACAGGCTTTTGTGAAGACATGTCAGTCGCCGCAACGACGGGGATGGCGATTCTCTACGGACGGGCAACTGCCTGTCGGCCGTTTCTCGAACAGTTCGATCACTGAAAAAAGGGACTTATCATGAGCATTATCAGCAGCATTCTAGAAAAACTCGGG
It contains:
- a CDS encoding ABC transporter substrate-binding protein gives rise to the protein MQTLKNILVAALLVVASSAVAADTLKMGIEGAYPPFNNKDASGQVVGFDVEIGNALCAKMKVTCEVVTSDWDGIIPALNAQKFDFIISSMSITEERRQAVDFTNPYYSNKLQFIAPKATNLTGDTAAIKEALKGKTIGAQRATLSGTWLEDNWGDDVTVKLYDSQENAFLDLTSGRVDALLGDKYASYEWLKSDAGKNFEFKGEPMFGEDKIGIAVRKDDPLRDKLNTALKEIIEDGTYKKINDKYFPFSIL
- a CDS encoding ABC transporter permease, translated to MNFDLQGFGPALAAGMLMTIQLALSALCLGLILGLLGALAKTSPNRILQWIGGTYSTLVRGIPELLWVLLIYFGTVSSMRAVGHAFGIPNLSLSAFAAGVIALGLCFGAYATEVFRGAMLSIPKGHREAGLALGMSRSRIFIKLVMPQMWRIALPGLGNLFMILMKDTALVSVIGLEEVMRHAQIAVTTTKQPFTFYMVAAFMYLGMTAMSMIGLAWLERRASVGFVRSAS
- a CDS encoding ABC transporter permease, encoding MSWEFVLKWLPKLLQGATLTLELVAIAVVAGLILAIPMGIARASRNAYVRALPYAYIFFFRGTPLLVQLFLVYYGLAQFEAVTQSVFWPYLREPFFCAALTMTLHTTAYIAEILRGAIQAVPPGEIEAARALGMSKGKALLYIILPRAARIGLPAYSNEVILMLKASALASTVTLLDITGMARTINARTYMPEQTFFIAGVIYLVMSFVLVQGFKLLERYLRVDASQGR
- a CDS encoding methyltransferase, with product MPFSATDLKSRFLALDAFLLAHQHLWRPKPFTHRHLPWEAQHPALSTWLRQRSLEEAEAAHNHPETLDAPEPFAQLARESKALSEIDALPTHALNAISSRMNVDVPGRKWQQIEAFTSSLSFREAPTHWLDWCSGKGHLGRRLAHDGQALTCLEYDATLVEAGRQLSHKLGVQAAHLHQDVMAETAAHQLAAHHTPVALHACGDLHVRLMQLASDAECQQIAIAPCCYNRIASEHYQALSNEGQASTLSLSLDDLGLPLSETVTAGARVRRQRDTSMARRLAFDLLQRQLRGIDDYLPTPSLPSAWLDKPFNDYCRDLAALKQLPEPGNRDWPALEATGWQRLAEVRNLELLRNLFRRPLELWLILDRALYLQQRSYEVRIGTFCPSHITPRNLLILAERI
- a CDS encoding YoaK family protein; translated protein: MFRFRGRIGLCFVASLSFIAGMTDSISFMVTGDFVSFMSGNTTRLAASLSTSNFVLALHIALLVATFVVGNALGVIAATYSGRRSWPLLFCIGLLLCVGGFLGENTIAPILAVFAMGMINAVVEEVNGLPIGLTYVTGALSRFGRGLGRAILGQQRIGWRVQLVPWSGMLVGAIAGGTMAHTLSFKAMVISGVITLGVGIASAAIPRSWQSKYMPK